In Metarhizium brunneum chromosome 3, complete sequence, a genomic segment contains:
- the fnx1_1 gene encoding Multidrug resistance protein fnx1: MAGTRGGGSSRPDEEAAHAGSSERTPLLKPNDDVNDRADTPVTEAPQQNDSGVPGHQDEEQTVLAKEESFGRLALIMGTTWVGVFLGAIDSTIIATLSAPIASEFRSLSLMSWLATAYLISNAACQPISGRLTDIFGRGPGLVFSNVFFALGNLICGLARDEKAMILGRVVAGIGGGGLMSISTFLGSDLIPLRKRGVVQGIGNICYGSGAMLGGVFGGLINDHTKLGWRLAFLIQVPPVLLSAVAVHFLVTVPPKQSDKSYLARIDFLGVFLTSSFLILLLLGLNSGGNQVPWTHPLPLTTIPLSLVAFVSFLWWESRARQPIIPVRLLMTRTVLAACFTNLLGTMVVLTLIFYLPMYLQVLGESATDAGLRILPSPIGVSISSVLSGYIMKRTGRFVAVGIASMVLIGTGIVLLTLMGRDPSVWLSSSAFFLVGGGYGAMLTTTLLACIAAVDHSQQAVVTSATYLARSLGGTLGITIGSAVYQNILKNRLWDRFGHQPNAADEIRRIRDDLGELKHLPDGWYDGVIDSFMEAFRGVWLTMFVLAIAGLICVSLMRHHTLHSTLDRR, from the exons ATGGCTGGGACCCGCGGTGGCGGTTCAAGCCGCCCTGACGAAGAGGCAGCTCATGCTGGCAGCTCCGAGCGCACGCCGTTGCTCAAGCCGAATGACGACGTGAATGATCGTGCCGACACGCCCGTCACCGAGGCCCCCCAACAAAATGATTCCGGCGTCCCTGGCCATCAAGACGAGGAGCAGACCGTCCTGGCGAAGGAGGAGTCATTTGGTAGACTGGCGCTCATCATGGGCACCACTTGGGTCGGCGTGTTTCTGGGTGCCATCGACTCTACCATCATTGCCACCTTGTCTGCACCTATTGCCAGTGAATTCAGGTCGCTGAGCCTAATGTCATGGCTTGCCACGGCGTATCTCATCTCCAACGCTGCTTGCCAACCTATTTCCGGCCGGCTGACGGATATTTTCGGCCGCGGCCCAGGTCTCGTCTTCAGTAACGTCTTCTTTGCACTGGGAAACTTGATCTGCGGGCTGGCTCGGGACGAAAAGGCCATGATACTGGGCCGTGTCGTTGctggcatcggcggcggcggcctcatGAGCATTTCTACCTTTTTAGGGTCCGACTTGATCCCGTTGCGTAAAAGAGGCGTCGTCCAGGGCATTGGCAATATTTGCTATGGCTCGGGTGCCATGTTGGGCGGTGTTTTCGGCGGCTTGATCAATGATCACACCAAGCTTGGATGGCGACTTGCGTTCCTGATCCAAGTCCCGCCGGTATTATTgtccgccgtggccgtccACTTCTTGGTTACCGTGCCGCCCAAGCAATCTGACAAGTCGTACTTGGCGCGTATCGACTTTctcggcgtcttcttgaCATCGTCGTTTCTTATTCTGCTGCTTTTAGGTTTAAACTCGGGAGGAAACCAGGTTCCATGGACGCACCCGCTGCCTTTGACAACTATTCCGTTATCCCTGGTGGCATTTGTCAGTTTCTTGTGGTGGGAGAGTCGTGCCCGTCAGCCCATCATTCCTGTTAGGCTGCTGATGACGCGGACCGTGTTGGCGGCATGCTTTACCAACCTGCTTGGCACAATGGTAGTCCTTACTCTCATCTTCTACCTACCAATGTACTTGCAGGTGTTGGGGGAATCAGCCACAGATGCTGGTCTGAGAATCTTACCCTCACCTATTGGTGTGTCGATTTCATCGGTTCTATCTGGCTATATTATGAAGCGCACGGGGCGATTCGTCGCAGTCGGTATCGCCAGCATGGTCCTGATCGGTACCGGTATCGTGTTGCTGACACTTATGGGCCGCGATCCGTCTGTCTGGCTTAGCAGCTctgccttcttcctcgtcggcggcggctatGGTGCTATGCTCACAACAACCTTGCTCGCCTGTATTGCGGCTGTGGATCACTCGCAACAAGCGGTCGTTACTTCTGCGACTT ACTTGGCCCGAAGTCTTGGCGGCACGCTTGGAATCACCATTGGTTCCGCTGTCTACCAAAACATCCTCAAGAACCGTCTTTGGGACCGTTTCGGTCATCAACCCAACGCCGCTGATGAAATTCGCCGTATCAGAGACGATCTGGGCGAACTAAAGCATCTGCCCGATGGCTGGTACGACGGAGTCATTGATTCGTTCATGGAAGCATTTAGAGGCGTTTGGCTTACCATGTTTGTGCTGGCCATTGCCGGTTTAATTTGTGTTTCTTTGATGAGGCATCATACGCTTCACTCAACTTTGGATAGACGATAG